A region from the uncultured Sunxiuqinia sp. genome encodes:
- the lpxK gene encoding tetraacyldisaccharide 4'-kinase codes for MLKILLYPLSWIYGLVVYIRNTLYDSKIFKSTEFEIPIISIGNITVGGTGKTPHTEYLVQLLKKHVNVATLSRGYKRKTKGFRLVETSSKAYEVGDEPLQIKQKFPEVTVAVDEKRVRGINHLLKDDANSPDAVLLDDAFQHRQVRPGINILLIDYNRPIDKDELLPVGRLRERKYQRRRANIIIYTKCPDEITPITRRIIMKDVNLRPYQSLFFTTMEYGNPVAVFGKRKELPEEMDGKKKRPVILLAGIANPTLLQKYLASHYAVIDELIFKDHHHFEVKDFKEIEERYLKYQSQDPIIITTEKDAMRLRDETSIPDFIQSQLYYIPVMIKFLDHEGKSFNKTIVGYVKDNRSNRELYRRTYSRQR; via the coding sequence ATGCTAAAGATCCTTCTATACCCGCTTTCATGGATTTATGGGCTGGTTGTTTACATCCGGAACACCCTTTACGACTCTAAAATTTTTAAGTCTACTGAATTTGAAATCCCAATCATTTCAATTGGAAATATTACGGTGGGAGGAACCGGCAAAACACCACACACGGAATATCTGGTTCAGCTTTTAAAAAAACATGTCAATGTAGCAACACTGAGCAGAGGTTACAAGCGTAAAACAAAAGGCTTTCGTTTAGTCGAAACATCTTCAAAAGCGTATGAAGTTGGTGACGAGCCCCTTCAAATCAAGCAAAAGTTTCCTGAGGTTACGGTGGCGGTTGACGAAAAAAGAGTTCGCGGAATAAATCACTTGTTGAAAGATGACGCAAATTCACCGGATGCAGTTTTATTAGATGATGCTTTTCAGCACCGCCAGGTAAGGCCGGGAATTAATATTTTACTGATTGATTACAACCGCCCGATTGATAAAGATGAGCTTTTGCCAGTTGGCCGGTTGCGCGAACGCAAATACCAACGCCGGAGAGCAAACATTATTATTTACACCAAATGTCCTGATGAAATTACTCCGATAACGCGTCGGATCATCATGAAGGATGTCAACCTGCGACCGTATCAATCCTTATTTTTCACCACGATGGAGTATGGAAATCCAGTTGCTGTTTTTGGCAAACGGAAAGAACTTCCGGAGGAAATGGATGGTAAAAAGAAGCGTCCTGTTATTTTACTGGCAGGAATAGCAAACCCGACCCTCTTGCAAAAATACCTGGCATCGCACTATGCGGTCATCGATGAGCTAATCTTTAAAGATCATCATCATTTTGAGGTTAAAGATTTCAAAGAAATAGAAGAACGATATCTGAAATATCAAAGCCAAGATCCAATAATCATCACAACGGAGAAAGATGCCATGCGTCTTCGCGATGAAACATCAATTCCGGATTTTATTCAATCTCAATTATATTATATTCCTGTCATGATTAAATTTCTGGATCATGAGGGAAAAAGTTTTAATAAAACAATAGTAGGCTATGTTAAAGACAATAGAAGCAACCGCGAATTATATAGGCGAACATATTCAAGGCAACGTTGA
- a CDS encoding purine-nucleoside phosphorylase produces MLKTIEATANYIGEHIQGNVEVGIILGSGLGGLVNEITIEKEISYKEIPNFPVSTVEGHNGTLIYGELGGKKVLAMQGRFHYYEGYDMREVTFPVRVMKKLGINHLMVSNATGGLNPDFKVGDLMIISDHINMFPEHPLHGKNIDELGPRFPDMSQVYSKELRDQAKFIALKNKIDVKEGVYVGVQGPTFETPAEYKMFRILGGDVVGMSTVPEVIVARHMGMKIFGISIVTDSGVPGEIVEISHEEVQEVAMRSEPSMTLILKNLIAKI; encoded by the coding sequence ATGTTAAAGACAATAGAAGCAACCGCGAATTATATAGGCGAACATATTCAAGGCAACGTTGAAGTAGGAATTATTTTGGGCTCAGGACTAGGGGGACTGGTCAACGAAATTACGATCGAGAAAGAAATTAGCTACAAAGAAATACCAAACTTTCCGGTTTCAACAGTTGAGGGGCATAACGGAACATTGATTTACGGAGAACTCGGCGGTAAAAAAGTACTGGCCATGCAAGGGCGGTTTCATTATTACGAAGGATATGACATGAGAGAGGTCACCTTTCCGGTTCGGGTAATGAAAAAACTAGGGATTAATCATCTGATGGTTTCGAATGCTACGGGCGGTTTAAATCCCGATTTTAAAGTTGGCGACCTGATGATCATCAGCGACCACATCAACATGTTTCCTGAGCATCCGCTGCATGGTAAAAATATTGATGAACTTGGACCAAGATTCCCCGACATGAGCCAGGTGTACTCCAAAGAGTTACGTGACCAAGCTAAGTTTATTGCCCTCAAAAATAAAATTGATGTGAAAGAAGGCGTTTATGTGGGCGTGCAAGGTCCTACATTTGAAACACCTGCCGAGTACAAGATGTTTCGCATTTTGGGTGGCGACGTGGTAGGCATGTCTACCGTACCCGAAGTGATTGTTGCCCGGCATATGGGAATGAAAATATTTGGCATTTCCATTGTTACCGACAGTGGCGTACCGGGAGAAATTGTGGAGATCTCGCACGAGGAAGTGCAGGAAGTAGCCATGCGCTCAGAGCCTTCGATGACCTTAATTCTTAAAAACTTGATTGCAAAAATCTAA
- a CDS encoding pyridoxal-phosphate dependent enzyme, with protein sequence MIFKTPDFDDIIEAHERIKSLVHRTPVLTSQSIDEITRGKLFFKCENQQKVGAFKFRGACNAVFSLSKNQLLKGVCTHSSGNHAAALALAARMKSIPAYIVMPENAPTIKKKAVESYGARITYCQPTLESREQTLLEIQDRTGAKEVHPYNNFQVICGQGTAAKELLEDYGEFDIILCPIGGGGLLSGTSIAGKAMNPKGLIIAAEPEGADDAYRSFHGNMLIPSINPKTIADGLLTSVGELNFRIIQRKTDEIVTVSEWSIIRAMRMIWERMKIIVEPSAAVPLAAILENKVDVTNKKVGIILSGGNVDLENLPF encoded by the coding sequence ATGATTTTTAAAACTCCCGACTTCGACGATATTATTGAAGCCCACGAGCGAATCAAAAGTCTAGTGCATCGTACTCCGGTTTTAACATCTCAGTCCATCGATGAAATTACGAGAGGCAAGCTATTCTTTAAATGTGAAAACCAGCAAAAGGTGGGCGCTTTTAAATTCAGAGGGGCCTGCAATGCGGTGTTTTCGTTGTCTAAAAACCAGTTATTGAAAGGAGTCTGCACCCATTCATCGGGCAACCACGCGGCTGCACTTGCACTGGCTGCACGCATGAAAAGTATTCCGGCTTACATTGTAATGCCCGAAAATGCGCCTACCATTAAAAAAAAAGCCGTTGAATCGTACGGTGCGAGAATTACCTACTGCCAACCAACCCTCGAAAGCCGCGAACAAACACTGCTTGAAATTCAAGATCGAACAGGAGCGAAGGAAGTTCACCCCTACAATAACTTTCAGGTGATTTGCGGGCAAGGAACAGCCGCCAAAGAACTGCTTGAAGATTATGGGGAATTCGATATCATCTTATGCCCTATTGGTGGCGGTGGGCTACTGAGTGGAACCTCCATTGCCGGTAAAGCTATGAATCCGAAAGGCCTGATCATCGCTGCCGAACCTGAAGGTGCCGACGATGCTTATCGCTCGTTTCATGGCAACATGCTGATCCCATCAATCAACCCAAAAACCATTGCTGACGGTTTACTAACATCAGTAGGCGAACTGAATTTTCGGATCATCCAGCGAAAGACCGATGAAATAGTCACTGTTTCCGAATGGAGCATCATTCGTGCTATGCGTATGATTTGGGAGCGCATGAAAATTATTGTGGAACCATCAGCTGCCGTGCCTCTGGCTGCCATTCTCGAAAACAAAGTGGACGTTACCAATAAAAAAGTGGGAATCATTCTCAGTGGTGGCAATGTTGATTTGGAGAACTTGCCGTTTTAA
- a CDS encoding DUF4302 domain-containing protein, which yields MKNIIYIILFSCALSILTTSCDHETEMLFDETASQRKTAAVEQYQEVLKNSDEGWLFQYFPDKEKQYGGYSYVVKFNDNDSVAVWYEGMDDVTSPAVSFYDVISYGGPVLTFNTYNPFMHYFATPSGAEYNAKGGDYEFLLMSSENDVITLQGTKTGNKMRLTKMTESADNYIAKVKEVSAILGGGSFDATINGENVSVAEMNRNFTFQYTDNGNDTSIVVPYIVTDTGISFYEKVEIMGQTVQDFILDKANGQLISTEGDVKLSIIYSPIQFIGTYWVIDTDNKTNRSEAFMEVFTQVDEANKVAHPQYPLSKVIYLGEPFEGDDLGFVMGLGPYYIQYYLSFTGVSGHEDYLNVGKIGGGQNWQAVPHVNPLLNLIVDNAPYQVALDDAENPTGYRLTSVENPSVWFIIQ from the coding sequence ATGAAGAATATTATTTATATCATACTGTTTTCTTGTGCACTAAGCATTTTAACCACTTCGTGTGATCATGAAACAGAGATGCTTTTTGATGAGACAGCATCACAACGAAAAACAGCTGCAGTTGAGCAGTATCAGGAGGTTCTCAAGAACTCTGATGAGGGATGGTTATTTCAATATTTCCCGGATAAAGAAAAGCAATATGGCGGTTACAGCTATGTTGTTAAATTTAACGATAACGATAGCGTGGCAGTTTGGTATGAAGGAATGGATGACGTTACCAGTCCTGCCGTATCATTTTACGATGTTATTTCCTATGGTGGCCCTGTATTGACCTTTAATACCTATAATCCGTTCATGCATTATTTTGCAACGCCTTCGGGTGCCGAATACAATGCCAAGGGGGGGGATTATGAGTTTCTGCTGATGTCGTCCGAAAATGATGTGATAACACTGCAGGGAACAAAAACCGGGAATAAAATGCGCCTTACAAAAATGACGGAATCTGCTGATAATTATATCGCTAAGGTTAAAGAGGTTTCTGCTATTCTTGGAGGGGGATCTTTTGACGCTACGATAAATGGAGAAAACGTGTCGGTAGCAGAAATGAATCGTAATTTTACTTTTCAGTACACCGACAACGGTAATGATACATCAATCGTTGTTCCATATATTGTTACCGATACAGGGATTTCATTTTATGAGAAGGTAGAAATTATGGGGCAAACGGTTCAGGATTTTATTTTGGATAAGGCAAACGGTCAGTTAATTTCAACTGAAGGCGATGTGAAGCTTAGTATTATTTACTCTCCGATCCAATTTATCGGGACCTACTGGGTTATTGATACTGATAATAAGACGAATCGCTCCGAGGCTTTTATGGAAGTATTCACTCAGGTAGATGAAGCGAATAAGGTGGCCCACCCGCAGTACCCGCTGAGTAAAGTCATTTATTTGGGAGAACCATTTGAAGGGGACGATCTCGGGTTTGTTATGGGCTTAGGCCCGTACTACATTCAGTATTATCTGTCTTTTACAGGAGTTAGCGGACATGAAGATTACCTTAATGTTGGTAAGATTGGCGGAGGACAAAATTGGCAAGCAGTACCACATGTTAATCCTTTGTTGAATCTAATTGTCGATAATGCGCCTTACCAAGTTGCATTAGATGATGCTGAAAACCCTACCGGATATAGGCTTACGAGTGTCGAAAATCCAAGTGTTTGGTTTATCATACAATAA
- a CDS encoding putative zinc-binding metallopeptidase, translating to MNKNRIIYWLMIVIIVVAVGACTEENAPNPDVSVITVESKTQNAFDKYLDEIYRKPYNIRVMYKMEDIESDMDYQLVPALYENSIKMANLVKYLCLDAYEEVAPDGFLEKYFPKMIMMVGSPAYNNNGTMVLGTAEGGLKITLYNINNLNVTDIAALNEYYFRTIFHEFSHILHQTKDYSTDFDKISATDYVGGSWDDAWDSGASLKAGFISDYSSKETDEDFVELIAHYITNSEESWAAKMDAAGENGSAIIVEKMAIVKPYLKQVWDIDIDELRASFQMRASKLGEQDFDKITIE from the coding sequence ATGAACAAAAACAGAATAATCTACTGGCTGATGATTGTTATAATCGTGGTTGCTGTTGGGGCATGCACCGAAGAGAATGCCCCCAACCCCGATGTTAGCGTAATTACAGTAGAAAGCAAAACCCAAAATGCTTTTGATAAGTATTTGGACGAAATTTATAGGAAACCCTATAATATTCGTGTCATGTATAAAATGGAAGATATCGAGTCTGACATGGACTACCAACTGGTGCCAGCACTTTATGAAAATTCAATAAAAATGGCCAATTTGGTTAAGTATTTATGTTTAGATGCCTATGAAGAGGTTGCTCCAGATGGATTCCTGGAAAAATATTTTCCTAAAATGATTATGATGGTTGGCTCTCCGGCCTATAATAATAATGGAACAATGGTGTTAGGAACTGCCGAAGGAGGATTAAAGATTACCCTTTACAACATCAATAATCTGAATGTAACAGATATCGCTGCATTGAATGAGTATTATTTCAGAACTATTTTTCACGAATTCTCGCATATTTTGCATCAAACCAAGGACTATTCGACCGATTTTGACAAAATATCAGCAACCGACTACGTTGGTGGTTCCTGGGATGATGCATGGGATTCTGGAGCTTCATTGAAGGCCGGTTTTATTAGTGACTATTCCAGTAAAGAAACCGATGAAGATTTTGTAGAGCTGATTGCTCACTATATCACCAACTCGGAAGAGAGCTGGGCGGCAAAAATGGATGCAGCCGGTGAAAACGGAAGTGCTATTATTGTTGAGAAAATGGCCATTGTGAAACCCTACCTAAAACAAGTGTGGGATATTGATATCGACGAATTGCGTGCCTCTTTTCAAATGCGTGCAAGTAAGTTAGGAGAACAAGACTTTGATAAAATAACAATAGAATAG
- a CDS encoding RagB/SusD family nutrient uptake outer membrane protein: MKRMKILYFIMMALLVFSCDDFLDETPDNRAEVDSQVKIRKLLVSAYSDGNYALACELSSDNIEDTGESNPNTTRLFEQMANWEEVTEVDNDDLKNIWEGAYLAIANSNQALAAIEEIGEENLLPEKGEALITRAYSHFILVNVFCKHYNSTTSDTDLGIPYMEAPENTLNPKYERGTVKEVYEKINADIEAALPLISDDMYEVAAYHFNQKAAYAFAARFNLFYENWEKAISYATEVLTTNPSSRLRDWTAMGELPRSREAVTNAYINDPADLLAVPTGSSLGLYFGAFYVGSRFNHTEKIAGEQTLNAPMPWAPGGVLLGYFNFRPFVYAGNNLDKTLFYKIPYLFEYTDPVANVGYTKTVMIPFTTDETLLVRAEAEIMLNRNDEALADLNAWTRAFYIPGAETTLDDINSFYNSLEYSSEDTPTQKKILSPDFAVAEGMQENLIHYVLQCRRILTLHEGLRWFDIKRYGIEVPRYQIQSNGTVKILDVLEKDDPRRALQLPQDVISAGVEENPR; encoded by the coding sequence ATGAAAAGAATGAAGATACTATATTTCATCATGATGGCCTTACTGGTCTTCTCATGTGATGATTTTCTTGATGAAACTCCGGATAACAGAGCAGAAGTCGATAGTCAGGTTAAGATCAGGAAACTTCTTGTTTCTGCATATTCTGATGGAAACTATGCCTTGGCTTGCGAACTCTCATCCGACAATATTGAAGATACCGGTGAGTCGAATCCGAATACAACTCGTTTATTCGAGCAAATGGCAAATTGGGAGGAGGTTACGGAAGTCGACAATGATGATTTGAAAAATATTTGGGAAGGAGCTTATCTTGCTATTGCTAACTCCAATCAGGCACTGGCTGCCATTGAAGAAATCGGTGAAGAAAATCTACTACCTGAAAAAGGCGAAGCACTGATAACACGTGCCTATTCACACTTTATTTTAGTTAATGTTTTTTGCAAGCATTATAATTCTACAACGAGTGATACTGATTTGGGGATTCCGTATATGGAAGCACCTGAGAACACGTTGAACCCGAAGTATGAGCGAGGTACAGTTAAAGAAGTGTACGAGAAAATAAATGCAGACATTGAAGCTGCACTACCTTTAATTAGCGACGATATGTACGAAGTAGCTGCGTACCACTTTAACCAAAAGGCTGCTTATGCATTTGCTGCCCGTTTTAACTTGTTTTATGAGAATTGGGAAAAGGCAATTAGTTATGCTACCGAGGTGCTAACAACGAATCCATCATCACGATTGCGCGACTGGACGGCCATGGGCGAACTTCCTAGATCCCGCGAGGCTGTAACCAATGCCTACATAAACGATCCTGCTGATTTGTTGGCTGTGCCAACCGGATCTAGTCTGGGGCTTTACTTTGGGGCGTTTTATGTTGGTTCCAGATTTAATCACACTGAGAAAATTGCTGGAGAGCAAACGCTTAATGCTCCAATGCCTTGGGCTCCAGGCGGTGTTCTTCTTGGGTATTTTAATTTTCGGCCATTTGTATACGCAGGAAACAACTTGGATAAAACCTTGTTTTATAAAATTCCATACTTGTTCGAATATACAGATCCTGTTGCAAACGTCGGTTACACAAAAACAGTTATGATTCCATTTACGACAGATGAAACCCTCTTGGTAAGGGCTGAAGCCGAGATCATGTTGAATAGAAATGATGAAGCGTTGGCCGATTTGAATGCCTGGACTCGTGCCTTTTATATTCCAGGCGCGGAAACAACGCTTGATGATATCAACAGTTTCTACAATTCGCTTGAGTATTCTTCTGAAGATACACCAACTCAGAAAAAGATACTTAGCCCGGACTTTGCGGTAGCCGAAGGTATGCAGGAGAATTTAATTCACTATGTATTGCAGTGCCGCCGAATTCTTACTTTGCATGAAGGCTTGCGCTGGTTCGATATTAAGCGCTATGGAATTGAAGTGCCACGCTATCAAATTCAATCGAATGGAACTGTTAAAATTTTAGATGTGTTGGAAAAAGATGATCCACGCAGGGCATTGCAGCTTCCTCAAGATGTTATCTCAGCAGGAGTAGAGGAAAATCCTCGTTAA
- a CDS encoding SusC/RagA family TonB-linked outer membrane protein — MNKCSLADVLNELKKKTDYTFLFNVDEVEKLEEVKLSSSPKTVENILDECLSGSRLSYEIKDEVVVIKSNPDIEQLSTPNVQPQKVGEVSGVVTDEAGAPMPGVSVIIKGTTIGAATDFDGRYQLKIPDKANQILVFSFIGMKPKEVKVDGKSQLDVTLESFSESLNEVVVTGMVTTDKRLFTGASQRLDAEDVKLAGIADVSRGLEGRAAGVSVQNVSGTFGTAPKIRVRGATSIYGSSKPLWVVDGVIMEDVVEISSDDLSSGDAITMISSAIAGLNADDIASFEILKDGSATSIYGARAMAGVIVITTKRGKAGVSRISYTGEYTYRLTPSYRDFNIMNSQEQMSVYEEMREGGWLNYADIANARESGVYGRMYSQLNQIDGSGKFVLPNTSEAMAGFLRQAEYRNTDWFDELFNTNIMQNHSVSMSSGTEKSSYYASISALVDPGWTLDSKVNRYTANFNTNYKIRDNLSLNTISSASYRKQKAPGTLAQDVDVVTGKVKRDFDINPYSFALNSSRALDPDNYYIRNYAPFNIKEELSENNIDLNVVNVKFQSELKWKVLSKLELSALGALKYQATSQEHNVTEFSNQAQAYRAMGNVTIRDDNPFLYTDPDDPYALPVSVLPQGGIYTRTNYSMLGYDLRTTASYKDVFNEAHIVNFYGGMEINSADRKKTSNTGWGMQYSMGEIPFYTYELFKKGIEENNLYYSLENTRYRNVAFFGNATYSYKAKYTLNGTLRYEGSNKLGRSQSARWLPTWNISGAWNAHEEGFFEDLESAISHFTLKASYSLTADRGPYNVTNSLVDIRSKTPWRPTAGVKESALYIKSLENSELTYEKKHEFNFGAEIGFLNNRLNTTFDVYRRNNFDLIGIVNTQGLGGEVSKFGNVASMKSDGYEFSLSSTNITTNNFSWVTTFVYSKVKNEVTDLETRSQVIDLVTGTGFAREGYPVRSIFSIPFEGLNSEGLPTFLNDKNETTVFDVYFQERENLDFLEYSGSADPTDIGSLNNTFSYKGFRLNVFMTYSFGNVVRLEPVFDSSYSDMTALPREFKNRWVNPGDEAFTDVPVIATIRQEDNIGRSDLATAYNAYNYSTARIASGDFIRMKDISLSYDFNKQVTKALGVNNLSLKVQATNLFLIYSDDKLNGQDPEFFNTGGVAAPVPKQFTFTLKLGI; from the coding sequence ATGAATAAATGCTCTTTGGCCGATGTTTTAAACGAACTTAAAAAGAAAACCGATTACACCTTTCTTTTTAATGTTGATGAAGTTGAAAAGCTAGAGGAGGTTAAGCTTAGCTCTAGTCCTAAGACTGTAGAGAACATATTGGATGAATGCCTGTCTGGTTCCAGACTCTCCTATGAGATAAAGGATGAAGTGGTCGTCATCAAATCGAATCCGGACATAGAGCAGCTGAGCACACCGAATGTTCAACCTCAGAAAGTTGGAGAGGTTAGTGGTGTTGTTACCGACGAAGCCGGAGCTCCAATGCCCGGTGTTTCTGTAATTATTAAAGGAACAACAATTGGAGCAGCAACCGACTTCGATGGTCGTTACCAGTTAAAAATTCCCGACAAAGCAAATCAAATACTTGTTTTTTCGTTTATCGGTATGAAACCAAAGGAAGTTAAAGTCGACGGTAAGTCTCAGTTGGATGTGACCTTAGAGTCGTTTTCAGAGAGTTTAAATGAAGTTGTTGTTACTGGTATGGTAACAACTGATAAACGATTGTTTACAGGGGCAAGCCAGCGATTAGACGCTGAAGATGTTAAGCTTGCTGGTATTGCAGATGTTAGCCGTGGTTTGGAAGGACGTGCAGCTGGGGTATCAGTACAAAATGTTTCAGGTACTTTTGGTACTGCTCCTAAAATTCGAGTTAGAGGAGCAACTTCAATTTATGGAAGTTCGAAACCGCTTTGGGTTGTTGATGGCGTAATAATGGAAGATGTGGTTGAGATAAGCTCTGATGATCTTTCATCAGGAGATGCAATAACAATGATTAGCTCGGCTATTGCAGGCTTAAATGCTGATGACATTGCAAGTTTTGAGATTTTAAAAGACGGTTCGGCAACATCAATCTATGGTGCACGGGCCATGGCTGGTGTGATTGTAATTACTACTAAAAGAGGAAAAGCCGGTGTAAGTAGAATTAGTTATACCGGTGAGTATACGTACCGACTAACTCCATCTTACCGCGATTTTAATATCATGAACTCACAGGAACAAATGTCGGTTTATGAAGAAATGCGCGAAGGAGGATGGTTGAATTATGCCGACATTGCGAATGCCCGTGAAAGTGGCGTGTATGGACGTATGTATAGTCAACTGAATCAGATTGATGGATCTGGTAAATTTGTACTCCCCAATACGTCTGAGGCAATGGCCGGATTTTTACGTCAGGCCGAATACCGAAATACTGACTGGTTTGATGAGCTATTCAATACCAATATCATGCAGAATCATTCTGTAAGTATGTCTTCGGGTACTGAAAAATCAAGCTATTACGCGTCAATCAGTGCTTTGGTTGATCCGGGCTGGACGCTTGACAGTAAAGTGAATCGTTATACGGCGAATTTTAATACGAATTACAAGATTCGTGATAATCTGTCGTTAAATACAATTAGCAGTGCCTCATACCGGAAGCAGAAAGCTCCCGGAACTTTGGCTCAGGATGTAGATGTGGTAACCGGAAAGGTTAAACGTGATTTTGATATTAACCCCTATTCTTTCGCATTGAACTCTTCAAGAGCTTTAGATCCGGATAATTATTACATACGTAATTATGCCCCATTCAATATCAAAGAGGAATTGAGTGAAAACAATATTGATTTGAATGTGGTTAATGTTAAATTTCAATCGGAACTGAAATGGAAAGTACTCTCTAAATTAGAGTTAAGTGCTTTGGGGGCATTGAAATATCAAGCGACTTCGCAAGAGCATAATGTCACTGAGTTCTCAAACCAGGCTCAAGCCTACCGGGCAATGGGCAATGTAACCATTCGAGATGACAATCCATTTTTGTATACTGATCCTGACGATCCTTATGCTTTACCAGTTAGTGTATTGCCTCAAGGGGGTATTTATACACGGACAAATTATTCCATGCTCGGATATGACTTAAGGACAACGGCGTCGTATAAAGATGTTTTCAACGAAGCCCACATTGTGAACTTTTATGGGGGAATGGAGATTAACTCAGCCGACCGGAAGAAAACAAGCAATACCGGATGGGGAATGCAGTACTCCATGGGGGAAATACCATTCTACACTTATGAGTTATTTAAAAAGGGAATAGAGGAGAATAATTTATATTATAGTCTTGAGAATACCCGCTACCGGAATGTTGCCTTTTTTGGTAATGCGACCTATTCGTATAAAGCGAAGTATACTTTAAATGGTACATTGCGTTACGAGGGGTCTAACAAATTAGGTCGTTCTCAAAGTGCTCGTTGGCTTCCTACCTGGAATATTTCAGGAGCATGGAACGCACATGAAGAAGGCTTTTTTGAAGACTTAGAGTCTGCAATTTCACATTTTACGCTAAAAGCATCTTATAGTTTAACGGCCGATAGAGGCCCGTACAATGTGACAAACTCGTTAGTTGATATTCGAAGTAAAACTCCGTGGCGCCCGACTGCAGGAGTAAAAGAAAGTGCGCTTTACATCAAATCCCTTGAAAATAGCGAACTGACCTACGAGAAAAAACATGAATTTAACTTTGGAGCTGAAATCGGTTTTCTTAACAACAGACTTAATACCACCTTCGACGTGTATCGACGGAACAACTTTGACCTGATTGGCATTGTTAACACGCAGGGTTTAGGAGGAGAGGTTTCTAAATTTGGTAACGTGGCATCCATGAAATCTGATGGTTACGAATTTTCATTGTCGTCTACCAATATTACAACGAATAATTTCTCATGGGTTACCACCTTCGTCTATTCAAAAGTAAAGAATGAAGTGACCGATTTGGAGACAAGATCACAGGTAATTGATTTGGTAACGGGAACTGGTTTTGCTCGCGAAGGCTATCCCGTACGTTCCATCTTTTCAATTCCATTTGAGGGTTTGAACAGTGAAGGTTTGCCAACATTTTTAAACGACAAAAATGAAACAACAGTGTTCGATGTTTATTTCCAGGAACGTGAAAACCTTGATTTCTTAGAGTATTCAGGTTCGGCTGACCCAACAGATATTGGTAGTTTAAACAATACATTCTCGTATAAAGGGTTTCGGCTCAACGTTTTCATGACCTATTCGTTTGGCAATGTGGTTCGTCTCGAGCCTGTATTCGATAGTTCTTATTCTGACATGACCGCCTTACCCCGCGAGTTTAAAAATCGTTGGGTAAATCCGGGTGACGAAGCCTTTACCGATGTCCCTGTTATTGCTACAATAAGACAAGAGGACAATATTGGGAGATCTGATCTGGCAACCGCGTATAATGCCTACAATTATTCTACTGCAAGAATTGCAAGTGGCGATTTTATTCGAATGAAGGATATTTCTTTATCCTATGATTTTAATAAACAAGTAACAAAGGCGCTTGGGGTGAATAATTTATCTCTTAAAGTTCAGGCAACAAACCTATTTTTGATTTATTCTGATGATAAATTGAATGGACAGGATCCTGAGTTTTTTAATACAGGAGGAGTTGCAGCTCCGGTTCCTAAGCAGTTTACGTTTACTTTAAAGCTTGGTATATAA